Proteins co-encoded in one Metabacillus sp. KUDC1714 genomic window:
- a CDS encoding HypC/HybG/HupF family hydrogenase formation chaperone translates to MCLGVPAKVIEIEEQRALVDVMGSRMYVGIFFVPEVRIDDYVLLHAGQAMTIVDEEFAKESIEEWRNVLDGKHGTFFGTDLNS, encoded by the coding sequence TTGTGCTTAGGAGTACCCGCTAAAGTCATTGAAATAGAAGAGCAAAGAGCTCTAGTAGATGTGATGGGTTCGAGGATGTATGTAGGGATCTTTTTTGTTCCAGAGGTTAGGATAGATGATTATGTTTTACTCCATGCTGGGCAGGCCATGACCATAGTGGATGAGGAATTTGCCAAGGAAAGTATAGAAGAATGGAGGAATGTGTTAGATGGTAAACATGGAACTTTTTTCGGAACCGACCTTAACTCGTGA
- the hypD gene encoding hydrogenase formation protein HypD, with protein MVNMELFSEPTLTRESVEAVIDLAKKFKKEKGRIPVFMEVCGSHTMALAKTGIKTRLKDYVHLIAGPGCPVCVTDQKSIDAMIQLSEESNTILCTFGDMMRVPGSKFTLMKAKTDGKDIRVVYSPLDSVKIAEENPDKEVIFLGIGFETTIPILALAVREATRKELKNYSIWMTTKLVEPVLRVLLSSGDVKLDGFLLPGQVSIVIGKQSYRYLAEEFDISGVITGFEPVQLLSGIYKLLHLLLEKRVKILNDYTYVVSDEGNVVAQNLIEEYLETHDEAWRGIGTIPKSGLVLKEQYALYDAKKKFKISIGEPRVTKCRCGEIVRGLITPEECVLFNKGCTPTHPIGPCMVSTEGTCAAHYHFMREV; from the coding sequence ATGGTAAACATGGAACTTTTTTCGGAACCGACCTTAACTCGTGAGTCAGTAGAGGCTGTTATCGATTTAGCGAAGAAATTTAAAAAAGAAAAAGGTAGAATCCCGGTATTTATGGAGGTATGTGGTTCACATACGATGGCCTTAGCCAAAACAGGAATAAAAACTAGATTGAAAGATTATGTACACCTTATTGCTGGGCCGGGATGTCCTGTATGTGTCACAGATCAAAAGTCGATCGATGCGATGATTCAATTATCAGAAGAGTCTAACACGATTCTTTGTACATTTGGCGATATGATGCGTGTTCCTGGTTCTAAATTTACCCTAATGAAAGCGAAAACAGATGGAAAGGATATCAGAGTCGTTTACTCTCCGTTAGATAGTGTGAAAATAGCAGAAGAAAATCCAGATAAGGAAGTCATTTTTTTAGGAATTGGATTTGAAACAACGATTCCAATTCTCGCTCTTGCTGTTAGAGAGGCAACAAGAAAGGAGTTAAAGAATTATTCGATATGGATGACAACAAAATTGGTGGAACCTGTTTTAAGAGTCCTTCTTAGTTCAGGAGATGTAAAACTTGATGGATTTCTTTTACCTGGTCAGGTTTCCATTGTTATAGGAAAACAGAGCTACCGTTATTTAGCGGAAGAATTTGATATTTCGGGGGTCATTACTGGTTTTGAACCCGTTCAATTGCTCAGTGGGATTTATAAGCTGCTACATCTTCTGCTGGAAAAAAGGGTTAAGATCCTTAATGATTATACATATGTTGTAAGTGATGAAGGAAACGTAGTTGCTCAAAACTTAATAGAAGAATATTTAGAAACTCATGACGAGGCATGGAGGGGGATAGGTACCATCCCAAAAAGTGGATTAGTGCTTAAAGAACAATACGCGCTATACGATGCGAAAAAGAAGTTTAAAATTTCGATAGGGGAACCGAGAGTAACAAAATGCCGCTGTGGTGAAATCGTTCGAGGATTAATTACACCAGAAGAGTGTGTGCTGTTTAATAAAGGTTGTACTCCCACCCACCCTATTGGTCCTTGTATGGTATCAACAGAAGGAACCTGTGCGGCACATTATCATTTCATGAGGGAGGTGTAA
- the hypE gene encoding hydrogenase expression/formation protein HypE, with translation MQRISLAHGEGGELTHQLIQDIFIQSFGHSEQTQFDSAILAIPSQTIAVTTDSYVVKPIFFPGGNIGKLAITGTVNDLAVSGAIPHVITSGFIIEEGFPIKSLKEIVNTMAWEAERAGVNIIAGDTKVVEKGSVDGLFINTTGIGVMQKQHRLKPEAIREGDSVIISGTIGDHGVAILSARNELGLLTDVKSDCASLNHLIHELLEEIKGIRIMRDPTRGGLATALVELCEDFRITVEVDEASVPVRKDVQGACDILGYDPLYLANEGKVVIIVDSNDKQKALDILKNHEMGKDASVIGQITSCHIQSGKLLLKTAVGTTRRLNRLSGQLLPRIC, from the coding sequence GTGCAGCGAATTAGTCTTGCTCATGGAGAAGGTGGAGAATTAACACACCAACTCATTCAAGACATCTTTATTCAATCATTTGGACATTCAGAGCAAACACAGTTTGATTCTGCCATTCTTGCCATTCCTTCACAAACAATCGCTGTAACAACAGATAGTTACGTGGTAAAACCTATTTTCTTTCCAGGTGGAAATATAGGGAAACTGGCGATCACAGGAACAGTGAACGATTTAGCTGTAAGTGGTGCTATTCCTCACGTGATAACTTCCGGATTTATTATCGAAGAAGGGTTTCCAATAAAAAGTCTAAAAGAGATTGTCAACACGATGGCATGGGAAGCAGAAAGAGCCGGGGTAAACATCATCGCCGGTGATACAAAAGTAGTCGAAAAGGGGAGTGTGGATGGCCTATTTATTAATACGACAGGGATCGGTGTAATGCAAAAACAACATCGATTGAAACCTGAAGCGATTCGAGAAGGAGATTCCGTAATCATTAGTGGAACAATCGGGGATCATGGGGTCGCAATTTTGAGTGCACGTAACGAGCTTGGGTTGCTAACAGATGTTAAGAGTGATTGTGCATCATTAAACCACCTGATACATGAACTCTTGGAGGAAATCAAAGGGATTCGGATCATGCGGGATCCGACAAGGGGTGGCTTAGCCACAGCACTAGTAGAACTATGTGAAGACTTTCGTATTACAGTTGAAGTAGATGAAGCTTCAGTTCCAGTACGTAAGGATGTTCAAGGTGCCTGTGATATTTTGGGTTATGATCCTCTTTATCTAGCAAATGAAGGGAAAGTAGTGATCATCGTGGATTCAAATGATAAACAAAAGGCGCTTGATATCTTGAAGAATCATGAGATGGGAAAGGATGCAAGTGTGATTGGTCAAATTACTTCCTGTCATATTCAATCAGGGAAATTACTTTTAAAAACAGCTGTTGGCACAACAAGAAGACTTAATCGCCTGTCTGGCCAGCTTTTGCCTAGAATTTGTTAA
- a CDS encoding cytochrome b5 domain-containing protein has product MNNIEMIRMQINYLVTQARHDIYTLSTLSDTSMKPQILQRLWDALSTIHFLSDWLANQAKTSSHNLSSQPSIPGLSGALYQSQIPPITPLPTPPISQSNQRTFTIGELATFTGKNGRPAYVAVNGIVYDVTNNRAWAAATHFGLIAGKDYTQEFASCHAGQQSILAALPVVGRLV; this is encoded by the coding sequence ATGAATAACATCGAAATGATTAGAATGCAAATAAATTATCTTGTTACACAAGCCCGTCATGATATCTATACGTTATCTACATTGAGTGACACTTCCATGAAGCCGCAAATTCTTCAACGGTTATGGGATGCACTATCTACTATCCATTTTCTGAGTGATTGGCTGGCAAATCAAGCTAAGACTAGTTCTCATAATTTATCTTCTCAACCATCTATTCCAGGTCTTTCAGGGGCATTATATCAGTCACAAATTCCTCCCATTACTCCTTTACCCACTCCACCTATATCACAGTCTAATCAACGTACGTTTACTATTGGAGAATTGGCCACATTTACTGGGAAAAATGGGAGGCCTGCTTATGTTGCGGTCAATGGCATTGTCTATGATGTGACTAACAACCGGGCCTGGGCTGCTGCTACCCACTTTGGCTTAATTGCAGGCAAAGATTATACGCAGGAATTTGCTTCTTGTCATGCTGGGCAACAATCAATCTTAGCTGCACTACCCGTTGTAGGGAGGTTGGTTTAA
- a CDS encoding hydrogenase small subunit has translation MPPESLTNEAIAERLTSTALKSLKKGTIKKKNLIYLELNGCSGNIISLLNGQNPDFEYTLNSMVDLKFCNSLMAAEGERAIEKLIKAMDEEYILAVEGAVALKNNGLYNIIGNWQGKPLTGLQAAQMLGEKASHIFAVGACATHGGVSAAKPNPSQSVGLQQVLPNKKMIKLPGCPVHPDWFLGTLAHLLLYGEPETDNLDRPLMFYSTLIHDRCPRRPFFDRGIFAEKLGEKTCLFKLGCRGPVTRVDCPTRQWNGHVNWPIGDNTPCIGCAQFGFPDAMAPFISYDTTRVVKNE, from the coding sequence TTGCCGCCAGAATCTTTAACAAATGAAGCCATTGCGGAAAGGTTAACAAGTACGGCACTAAAGAGCCTTAAAAAGGGGACTATTAAGAAAAAAAACCTGATTTATTTAGAATTAAATGGTTGTTCCGGTAATATCATTTCCTTGTTAAACGGGCAGAATCCCGACTTTGAGTACACGTTAAATTCGATGGTTGATCTTAAGTTTTGCAATAGTTTAATGGCTGCTGAAGGAGAGCGGGCCATCGAGAAACTAATAAAGGCGATGGACGAAGAGTATATTTTAGCAGTTGAAGGAGCTGTGGCGTTAAAAAATAATGGTTTATACAATATTATCGGCAACTGGCAAGGAAAGCCTCTTACAGGCCTTCAAGCAGCACAGATGCTCGGAGAAAAGGCTTCACATATTTTTGCAGTGGGGGCTTGTGCCACACATGGAGGGGTATCAGCAGCAAAACCCAATCCATCCCAATCTGTTGGGCTGCAACAGGTCCTGCCAAACAAAAAGATGATTAAACTTCCCGGATGTCCTGTTCATCCAGACTGGTTTTTAGGGACATTAGCGCATCTTTTATTATATGGGGAGCCGGAAACAGATAACCTAGACCGGCCTTTAATGTTCTATAGCACGCTTATCCATGATCGTTGTCCAAGAAGGCCGTTTTTTGACCGTGGGATTTTTGCTGAAAAGTTAGGAGAAAAAACATGTCTATTCAAGCTTGGATGTCGAGGACCCGTGACGAGAGTAGATTGTCCAACAAGGCAATGGAATGGTCATGTGAATTGGCCGATAGGAGATAATACGCCATGCATTGGCTGTGCTCAGTTTGGTTTTCCAGATGCCATGGCGCCGTTCATTAGCTATGACACGACAAGGGTGGTGAAGAATGAGTAA
- a CDS encoding nickel-dependent hydrogenase large subunit translates to MSKRIVINPLTRISGFMEIDVMIDQNQVVDVKTKGNLFRGFEQMLVGRSPFDAVYFTQRICGICSAAHSMASSRALEDALNIEPMEQGKYLRDIIHCCEFLQNHIRHFYQYTVPDFVKIEQNSLFQSDHDDFRLPKNINDRITQHYFDSLKFSRLAHEMLAVLGGKAPHNHGVFIGGITTQATAEKVVHIDSILDKISKFIDEKMIPDVYDIARFYADYFRMGGGYGNLLTYGAFNHYKELGTLYVDSLVSTMESVEAFDESKIQEKIDYSYFNSINNSNQPNEAVTEPDMDKEKAYSWVKAPRYKGLPFEVGPLARLILSGSYSNGISAMDRTIARALEAKKISEIMKILLQQIIPGVDVQKKYELPELASGRGLVDTTRGALGHWLKIQDKKISFYQIITPSTWDFSTRDDNGFRGTAEEALVGTHIQNPDKPAEIGRILRSFDPCMSCATHVYSPGKQVKTIKVF, encoded by the coding sequence ATGAGTAAGAGAATCGTGATTAATCCGTTGACACGAATTAGCGGTTTTATGGAAATTGATGTGATGATCGATCAGAATCAAGTCGTTGATGTCAAAACAAAAGGAAATTTATTTCGCGGCTTTGAGCAAATGTTAGTAGGCAGAAGTCCGTTCGATGCCGTTTATTTTACTCAGCGAATATGCGGCATTTGCTCTGCAGCCCACTCCATGGCTTCATCCCGTGCTTTAGAAGATGCTTTAAACATTGAACCAATGGAACAAGGAAAATATTTACGAGATATCATCCATTGTTGTGAGTTTTTACAAAATCATATCCGCCATTTTTATCAATATACTGTTCCTGACTTTGTAAAGATTGAACAAAACTCTCTTTTCCAGTCCGACCATGACGACTTTCGATTACCCAAAAACATTAATGACCGGATCACACAGCATTATTTTGATTCCCTCAAGTTCAGTCGTTTAGCTCACGAGATGTTAGCTGTTTTAGGCGGGAAAGCTCCCCATAATCATGGGGTTTTTATTGGAGGGATAACCACACAGGCAACAGCAGAGAAAGTCGTTCATATCGATTCTATTTTGGATAAAATATCCAAATTTATTGATGAAAAAATGATCCCGGATGTATATGACATTGCGCGCTTCTATGCAGACTATTTTCGCATGGGCGGAGGGTATGGCAACCTTTTAACCTACGGGGCTTTTAACCATTATAAGGAGTTAGGCACACTATATGTGGATTCGCTTGTATCCACAATGGAATCTGTTGAAGCATTTGATGAAAGTAAAATTCAAGAAAAAATAGATTACTCCTATTTCAACTCAATAAATAACAGCAATCAACCAAATGAGGCAGTGACAGAGCCGGATATGGACAAAGAAAAAGCCTATTCCTGGGTGAAGGCACCAAGATATAAGGGTCTCCCTTTTGAGGTCGGGCCGTTGGCCAGGTTGATATTAAGTGGATCGTATAGCAACGGAATCTCCGCTATGGACCGAACGATTGCCAGAGCACTAGAAGCAAAGAAAATCTCAGAAATTATGAAAATATTACTTCAGCAAATCATTCCAGGAGTAGATGTGCAAAAAAAATATGAACTTCCAGAATTGGCATCTGGAAGGGGGTTAGTAGATACAACGAGAGGAGCACTAGGCCATTGGTTAAAGATTCAAGATAAGAAAATCTCCTTCTATCAAATCATCACTCCTTCCACATGGGATTTTTCAACGAGGGATGATAATGGTTTTAGAGGTACGGCTGAAGAAGCCTTGGTCGGTACACATATTCAGAATCCAGATAAACCTGCAGAAATTGGCAGAATTCTTCGTTCCTTTGATCCGTGTATGTCATGTGCGACTCATGTATATAGTCCAGGAAAACAAGTAAAAACGATAAAGGTGTTTTAA
- a CDS encoding hydrogenase maturation protease encodes MENIIVLGIGNILMMDDGIGIDLIEQLSKLNRTPHVSFLIGESDIDYCMDQIMNATFVIIVDAVFSGNEPGELTVYPLANLHEYQTLDISAHNFHLFQSLYQQKESIKGYLIGVEPYEIRFHIGLSKTLREKWKTILQDVSQTIDSLIAKN; translated from the coding sequence ATGGAAAACATAATCGTTTTAGGTATTGGCAATATATTAATGATGGATGATGGAATTGGAATTGATCTAATTGAGCAACTATCCAAGCTGAATCGTACACCTCATGTATCTTTTTTGATTGGAGAATCAGATATTGATTACTGCATGGATCAAATAATGAACGCTACATTTGTAATCATTGTGGATGCTGTATTTTCAGGAAACGAACCAGGGGAGCTTACCGTTTATCCACTTGCCAATTTACATGAATATCAAACTTTAGACATCTCAGCGCATAACTTTCACTTGTTTCAATCATTGTATCAACAGAAAGAATCAATAAAGGGGTATCTCATAGGAGTGGAACCTTATGAGATCAGGTTCCATATTGGATTAAGCAAAACTTTAAGAGAAAAATGGAAAACGATTTTACAAGATGTATCACAGACTATTGATAGCTTGATTGCTAAGAATTGA
- a CDS encoding DUF5661 family protein, which produces MFRPKNIDTTNSNTSKTSFSKEEASAIALLLGIDFTKSKFDLNEFWMGVNTELEHGRKYNQTNVTADEPITTGKIALAHLNEFPDYYKRLKVLEEEAKAYWNK; this is translated from the coding sequence ATGTTTAGACCCAAAAATATTGATACAACAAATTCAAACACCTCTAAAACTAGCTTTTCTAAAGAGGAAGCATCAGCAATAGCTTTACTTTTAGGTATTGATTTTACCAAAAGTAAATTTGATTTAAATGAGTTTTGGATGGGAGTAAATACCGAACTTGAACATGGAAGAAAATACAATCAGACTAATGTTACTGCGGATGAACCTATCACTACTGGGAAAATTGCACTAGCTCATCTCAACGAATTTCCTGATTATTATAAAAGGTTAAAAGTGCTTGAGGAAGAAGCAAAAGCGTATTGGAACAAATAA
- a CDS encoding collagen-like domain-containing protein translates to MEFCTNCGFNDELCRCSSNYNQPFNYQSRALKRSCKEYNCSCSSCCPKPGTPGPQGPPGPPGQTGATGPQGPPGSTGATGPQGLTGPQGPVGPPGPAGGPVGPAGPAGPTGPTGSPGIPGPTGPQGPTGAQGTPGTTGATGATGPQGPIGQIGPQGLAGPTGPTGPTGPQGPQGIPGPAGGSGGPPGPQGPIGPQGPTGATGPQGVPGPTGPQGEPGEPGATGATGATGPQGVPGPTGPQGIQGPAGPAGATGPQGIAGPTGPQGPAGIQGPAGGVLDFADFYALMPPDNAATVGAGGDVDFPRNGPTIAGSGIFRQTADSFFLSAIGTYQVLFQVSVSEAGQLVLTLNGNDLAHTVVGRATGTSQIVGMALVETTSINSILTVRNPAGNSPALTITPLSGGTRPVSAHLVITRLR, encoded by the coding sequence TTGGAATTTTGTACGAATTGTGGTTTTAACGATGAGTTATGTAGATGTTCATCAAACTATAACCAGCCTTTTAATTATCAGTCTAGAGCCCTAAAAAGATCGTGTAAAGAGTATAATTGTTCCTGTTCTAGTTGTTGTCCAAAACCAGGAACTCCAGGACCACAAGGACCTCCGGGACCTCCAGGACAGACAGGTGCGACAGGACCACAAGGACCTCCGGGATCAACAGGTGCGACAGGACCTCAAGGCTTAACGGGTCCTCAGGGACCAGTAGGACCACCGGGGCCAGCAGGAGGACCAGTAGGACCAGCAGGACCAGCAGGACCAACAGGCCCAACAGGGTCACCAGGAATTCCAGGACCAACAGGGCCACAGGGGCCAACAGGGGCACAAGGAACTCCAGGAACAACAGGAGCTACGGGAGCTACGGGTCCACAAGGACCTATAGGCCAAATAGGACCACAAGGACTAGCAGGTCCAACAGGCCCAACAGGCCCAACAGGACCACAAGGACCACAAGGAATTCCAGGACCTGCAGGGGGATCAGGGGGACCACCGGGTCCACAAGGACCAATAGGACCACAAGGACCAACAGGAGCAACAGGACCACAAGGAGTTCCAGGACCAACAGGTCCGCAAGGAGAACCAGGAGAACCAGGAGCAACAGGAGCAACAGGAGCAACAGGACCGCAAGGAGTTCCAGGGCCAACAGGGCCACAAGGAATCCAAGGGCCTGCAGGACCTGCAGGAGCAACTGGACCACAAGGAATAGCAGGACCAACAGGACCACAAGGACCAGCAGGAATACAAGGACCAGCAGGAGGAGTATTAGACTTTGCAGATTTTTATGCATTGATGCCCCCTGATAATGCCGCAACAGTTGGAGCAGGTGGAGACGTAGATTTTCCGAGGAATGGACCTACTATTGCTGGTAGTGGTATTTTCCGCCAAACTGCCGATTCATTTTTCTTGTCTGCCATTGGAACTTATCAGGTCTTGTTTCAGGTGAGTGTCAGCGAAGCAGGCCAACTGGTTTTAACTCTCAATGGGAATGACCTAGCCCATACAGTGGTCGGGCGAGCAACGGGTACTTCTCAGATAGTAGGAATGGCTCTTGTGGAAACGACAAGCATCAATTCAATACTCACTGTACGAAATCCTGCTGGCAATTCCCCGGCACTAACCATCACGCCTCTCTCTGGAGGAACAAGACCTGTTTCAGCACACCTTGTTATCACGCGACTCCGATAG
- a CDS encoding LacI family DNA-binding transcriptional regulator has product MKKENVTIYDIAKEANVSPATVSRVLTGNAKVRPQTTRKIVDVIEKYNFRPNSLARSLFHKQSKTIGFILPDINHPFFSTLVQSSEAHALELGYTTFLCNTRNNSENESKYLQSLVEKQVDGIIYLGGRINDTDTDQEYAEEMKTVMERIPVVFVNGQMNGVDAHIVRTDEESGIEKLVELLLNLNHKKIGFLGGKEGISSTDVKRNTFVKMMENKGISVNEDWVLGTGFSIESGEEVAGQLLNLKDRPTAVICANDFVAIGVIKVLTKFGLTVPDDVSVVGFDDIYLAQHFPPGITTVSQNYDHLGQTAINVLVNLINEKEAERETVIPTSLVLRDSCRIFSE; this is encoded by the coding sequence ATGAAAAAAGAGAATGTAACAATATATGACATTGCTAAAGAAGCTAATGTATCTCCAGCAACGGTTTCGAGAGTCTTAACCGGAAATGCAAAAGTTCGCCCACAGACAACGCGGAAAATAGTTGATGTGATTGAAAAATATAATTTTAGACCAAATAGTTTAGCAAGAAGCTTATTCCATAAGCAATCGAAAACAATTGGCTTTATTTTACCAGACATAAATCATCCGTTTTTCTCGACATTGGTTCAAAGTAGTGAGGCTCATGCATTGGAATTAGGGTATACAACATTTTTGTGTAATACGAGGAACAACTCAGAAAATGAATCTAAATACTTGCAAAGCCTAGTAGAAAAACAGGTGGATGGGATTATCTATCTTGGTGGGAGAATTAATGATACTGACACTGATCAGGAATATGCAGAAGAAATGAAGACAGTGATGGAAAGAATTCCAGTTGTTTTTGTTAATGGCCAAATGAACGGGGTAGATGCCCATATTGTTAGAACTGATGAAGAGTCAGGGATTGAAAAGCTTGTTGAATTGTTATTAAATTTAAATCATAAAAAGATTGGTTTTCTTGGTGGAAAAGAAGGAATAAGTTCAACTGATGTAAAAAGGAATACATTTGTTAAAATGATGGAAAACAAAGGGATAAGTGTTAACGAAGATTGGGTTTTGGGTACTGGGTTTAGTATTGAATCTGGTGAAGAAGTTGCTGGACAATTGCTCAATCTAAAAGATAGGCCTACAGCGGTTATCTGTGCCAATGATTTTGTTGCGATCGGGGTAATAAAGGTTCTTACCAAATTTGGGTTAACGGTTCCAGATGATGTTTCCGTTGTCGGGTTTGATGATATTTACTTGGCGCAGCATTTTCCTCCAGGAATTACGACTGTAAGCCAGAATTATGATCATTTGGGTCAAACTGCTATCAATGTACTTGTAAATTTAATTAATGAGAAAGAAGCAGAGAGAGAAACGGTTATTCCAACATCACTAGTATTAAGGGATTCTTGTAGAATATTTTCAGAATAA